aagagaattgGAGATGGTTCCAAAGAAGTAAGCTTAcaagttatataaaaaagaatttctCCCCCAAAATAACAAACCTTGCAAGCATTTGATTTTGAATCTGGTATTGTATGAATTAGTCCCCATCGTGCTAATCTCTGCATACATAATACCCAGAATATTTTCAGGTAAGCAAAACTAATTTTCAGTTGCAGAAAGTAAAAACAGGACTAACTAAAATTCAACTAGAGGTACAAACTGCCAGAGCCTAAAAGTTGAGTGCTACAAACAGTCTTTGCATGCTCTTCCTCTCTATTGAGATAATTTTATCAGGATCCCATCAAATAGTGAGTGGGCCTAGTTGTTTTTGATACCCACATAAAATTTAACCTATAGAAAATGTTTCATAGGGTTTGTTTTTTCCATTTCTCCAGCCTAAATTGAACTGGGAACCATTCATCAAAGCTATAAGAGATGTAACAAATGCGGTCAAATTTATGTTGGATTTCGCAACCACTTGACCTTGTTAGACAGTCCAAGTTTTGTGAATCTTAATCTTGTCAAATCAATTGGGAGCAGCAAATACTAGCCAGAAGAAGATGCAGGATTATATTctttccaccactctaccaaaaGTAACAGTTTTGAAGCATTGTTCATGGAGAAAGCTAACTAAGGTGGCTCGTATTTCAAAATCCCGGATGTATATCTACGGCAATACCAAATTGATAATAGTTTCTTCttataaggaagaaaaaaattggagtggcaacaatacaaaaattccagcaaaattcttaatttaaagGAATAGAAACAACTTATCGAGGATCATGGATTCTGAGCAGAGAGGAACCTGAAAAGGTGGTTAGAAGTTGACGGATAAAGAAAGTGGGAAACATGTTTAATGAAGGAAGTGGGTGAGAGAGAAAAACCTGAGACAGCCGAAAATTAGTGAAGAAAGTGAGACGGAGAGAGAGGAAGTTTACAGTGACAGAATCGAAAGACTTCATTAGCAGAAAAGGGTATGAGTGTTATGTATGGTTAGTTTAGTAGGTGAAAAAATGAACGATCcggtgaaagaagaaaagggaagaaaaaggagaagaaggaaCAATTGGAAAGGAAGGAATAGGAGAAGAGAAAGTTGGTTGGAGAAAGtaagggagaaaagaagaagaccGAATAAAAGAGGTGGCATGCTGCAAACttataaacaaacaaagaatCAGTGTTCTGAAGAGAGAAAGCAAGTTGTCCCTCAGAGTAATAGTCAATTTATAGAAAGTTAGTATGCAATGCTTTAAACACttgaagtttttttattatattgttctatttaatataattatataaagttttgaaaaataaatgaggcgtgaattttatttttcaaaattgaaagaaaagttttagTGGCACAAATCGACAATTACTAGAATTTATTGTTCTTTTAGTTGCCACTTTGTTTGATTAATGCGTCTTAATAACAAATGTGTGATTATGCTATGACAAATTTCTAGACTAAGTACTAAGTTTATTGAAATTGTTCGGGTAGGGTTATCTAGAATTCCTTGATTTCGTTAAAACCAAATGGTAAGAATTTGTAGAATAATTCACGTGGTGCGATAAAAGTTAATTAGGAACGTTCCTTAATCAACATAACCAAAATTGAAACAATACGATCTTGGACCTCAAAGACACTTCTCTCCCTGACTTCTACAACATATATTGAGAAAGAATGTGAGCTCCTAGCAAAAGAGTATGTTTAATCTGTTTACTTGTGGATATCAAAGCACAAAGGCAGCTTCTTCGTGCAATTCCGTAATTTCTTCCTTTcacttcaaaatttcaattctcCCTCCTTTCATCTTAAGTTCCGAAATACATATTCTcgaaacattttttaaatgtacaatttaaatgtaaaacgtttgtatttcaaataatagttaccaaaatacaaaacaaaaaaacatagtCTACATTGCACAAAATCTAAAATGTACTTTTCAGTATAAAGAGTAAAAGCTCAGATAAGATGGAGAAGGAGAGAAAGTGGAAGAAAAAGAGGGAAAAGGAAGCATCGGTTTGAAGAAAAAGCGATGAAGGCAGAAGAAGGGTAAGAAGAGgtggatgaagaaaaaaaggggAGAAAGTGTCAGTTTAGGAAGATGAAGGGAGGAGACTACCAAGCACAAATAGCAAAGCAGCtgaaaaaatcattcattaAGACAGCTTCTAATATCATAACCTCGTTCCATAGTTGGCCAGCGATTAAGGTCACAAATAAAAACCACTTAAAGCATTAAAATTACAACACTGAAGCAAAATCCCAGAGCAGTTAAACTTAAAACATATCCCCCACCACCAACAAGAAGACAGAGTCACTATTCTAGCCATTACCAATGTTATGAAGAGAACCAAAGAAAGATATACGATGCAGGCTTGctacaaaatttttaatctaTAGAGCAATATGGCAGTAGGTTTCCGCTATAAATAACAAGCTAAAACTGATTTTCAGCTATCTAAGTCCTCCATTCCGGTATACTACTTGTCTTTTGCAGCTTTCACCATATATTTAATGTTCTTCTGCTTTGGCAGAATCGGAAAAACGAAACATCCACTGATGTCTCCATGAATTGATCATAAATGGCTACAGCCCAAGTTTAGATAGAAGCTGACGCCATCTCGGAGTTTCTTCATCGAAAATATAGGTCAAGGGTGATATAAGAACTCCACTGCCTCCAATCTGTTGCATTGTAGTCAACAGGAAATCATGAGAATCAAAGatgaacaagaaaaatagtttttgatATGAGGGTAAAGCAGCGACCATTATATTTTGCTCAAATATAATGCCACATGATAAGCGGAAGCTTTCACaaattttcagaattttcaATCGTTCAAACCACCACCATTCTACCCTCATCTCCTAATTTTACTCGTATGTTTTGCCCCACAAGCTAACAAATATCTTCACACCAGTTTCATAAATAgtggtgtcaaaatatcttttttctttgataaatgataataattcCAAAAATTTCTTTAGCTCAAAAACTCACCGCTCTCAGTTGTTGTATAGACTTGTACAATGCCTTCTTAGGCACGCATATGACAATGGCATAATAGTCCGAAGTTACCTTCCCGTCACGCTTGCAGAACACAGGACTTACAGTGGGACCCTGCAGACAGACAATCAAGTGCGTTTTTTACAATTGGGAAACAGTTGCAACAAAAAATGTCATAATTAGAAAGCCCTAATACTTCATTTCAAATCACACCTGCAAACCAGCTAATGATGGTTGACTGAGTATTCTCTCAGCCACTTCCTCTGCACTGCTTCCTCTCATGTTTGCAGTAACCTGTCAAGTCAAGCATTAGAAAGTGGAATTAAAATAAAGACGACGATGGTAGAGATATTGAGAATCATAAACTATGCACCGTGAACTGCCCAATCGCCCTCAGATGTGCTTCCAATCGCTCGAGCATCTCATGTGTTGTTTCAAGTACTCCTTTACGTTGGATCATTGATTTCCTGCTTGCAATAAGAACAGCCTGAAGAGCATTCAATTGTCAGAGTAAGAGAGCCTAACAATGGAGAGAATACAGAAGCAGATTTCCCATGCCTAGCTTGTTTTTTATTGTGCAACCAACAAATCGTCATAGTCAACatcagaaaagtcaacagtTACTAACCTGGCTCTCCAAAACAACTCCACCTTTGATTTCCTTCAAGTTGTTTTCCCTTAGTGTGGTCCCACTACTTACAAGGTCCAAGATAGCATCAGCTATCCCCATCTaaatagagaaaaaacaaaacattacttagattataaataacaaatccCGCATGTATGGCAGTACCATCACTAAATTGAACATGTAGTAATTGATACTTTATTTTAGATGCAAAATAAGAGGGATAAATTGGGTAGCGATTTTGTCTAGAAAGGGGATATTATTTGTTCAAAAGATTTTCTCATCTGCACCATGAAATGGCCAAAATTCTGACTGAAAAATTACCGTATTAGATGTTGCCAACAGACCTTTAGCCCAGTATAGTTAACCACAGATCACATCCCAGACCACACCTCATAAGATAAAACAGAATACGTACACACAGAGGGAAGGCACATTGGTAATTTGATCAAATTTCACAACTTAACAAAGCAATGcagaatttttaaaacattctttattttcttgtgaCAAAATGTGCAGAAAAAGAATCAGTGACGTGACTCATGTCCTCATTTTATACTTTACATAGTGATGCTGTTGTCAAAACTGGACACTTTAATGAATGCTGGTCAATATAACACACATAACTTAAGCATAGAatagaaacaacaaaagaaTATAGAAACAGTAATCTTTTtcgaagaaaaaaatatttagggaATATTAAAAGCAACTCAGTGACATCTCTATAAATATATTGCAAAATTTAGCCAGCTATTATGTTTATGCAGTTTAACAGTCTTTCATCctttatatgaaatttaaagCCCATCGTTTTCAGCAAGATATATTATCTTATCTATAAACATGTATGGCAGGTAACATCATCCACAATCCCAACATGCTGGGAGTATTGTCATAACACAAAAGATCACATACTtgataattagaaaatttaaatgaacGAATTCAAGTAAACAAACACTATCTCTCACCGCAGGAGCTGCCTCCAATGCCCCATCAGCAGTTGAAAATGTCACATGCTTAAGTCCACTCTCTTTCATAAATTTTGGCCCCAGCTGAACAGTAAATCCAAAATTGAgatcaatttttctctttttaaaatataagagtaTAAACggaaacaaaaattgaaatcta
Above is a genomic segment from Vigna radiata var. radiata cultivar VC1973A chromosome 10, Vradiata_ver6, whole genome shotgun sequence containing:
- the LOC106776197 gene encoding ATP phosphoribosyltransferase 2, chloroplastic yields the protein MFTTMNLPLHASLPLSSRSWCCYASLSVPQPQAEPQLLNGNPPARPVDRKEIRLGLPSKGRMSADTLELLKNCQLSVKQVNPRQYVAEIPQLSNLEVWFQRPKDIVRKLLSGDLDLGIVGLDTVSEHGQCNEDLIIVHEALEYGDCRLSLAIPQYGIFENVNSVEELAKMPQWTEDKPLRVATGFSYLGPKFMKESGLKHVTFSTADGALEAAPAMGIADAILDLVSSGTTLRENNLKEIKGGVVLESQAVLIASRKSMIQRKGVLETTHEMLERLEAHLRAIGQFTVTANMRGSSAEEVAERILSQPSLAGLQGPTVSPVFCKRDGKVTSDYYAIVICVPKKALYKSIQQLRAIGGSGVLISPLTYIFDEETPRWRQLLSKLGL